From the Oleiharenicola lentus genome, one window contains:
- a CDS encoding DUF7305 domain-containing protein: protein MIVALILSAVVAISLTSYIRLGVTSQRISNRALYNNAAMNLAENGLEEAMYSINKMVADDTYDWSGWKNDGTSANSSAWARFPANGNFTFDQNATGFVRVYVQNYKGVSAPTIVTRATITLGGVASAPIEKWVEVTLAKASKFANGLVAKDTILFKGNNATVDSWNSESAGVGTFTPFSDSVKNDRGSVGSVSVAVDSVLVKNADVWGYVSTNNAEDPTDNVGTNGSILGKDSTYDPSSWTTKNVDPNRVSTQFSANFDPVTTPATTATNIGTIGSAGTYGTAGTATTVLCDNISFSSKNTIVEFVGDVTLIIKAGVGEQAIKIAGSGSGFRVAANSSLKIYTAGDIDLTGQGIINVSGAPKSVQIYGTSTSTSTDQDIKIAGGGAFAGVVYAPNGSVTINGDGSVWGSIVAEDITLTGNANFHYDESLGNMGTGNPFRVSKWKELTMEDEADTKSDRSGYRKFLDF from the coding sequence ATGATCGTGGCGCTGATTCTCTCCGCCGTGGTGGCCATTTCCCTGACCAGCTATATCCGCCTCGGGGTGACCAGCCAGCGCATCTCCAACCGGGCGCTCTACAACAATGCCGCCATGAACTTGGCGGAAAACGGCCTCGAGGAGGCGATGTATTCCATCAACAAAATGGTCGCCGACGACACCTATGACTGGTCCGGCTGGAAAAACGACGGCACCTCCGCCAACTCCAGTGCCTGGGCCCGATTCCCGGCAAATGGAAATTTCACTTTCGATCAAAACGCCACCGGCTTCGTGCGGGTCTATGTTCAAAATTACAAGGGCGTCTCGGCTCCTACCATTGTGACCCGCGCCACGATCACCCTCGGTGGCGTCGCATCCGCTCCCATCGAAAAGTGGGTGGAGGTTACTCTCGCCAAGGCCTCCAAGTTCGCCAACGGCCTGGTGGCCAAGGACACCATTCTCTTCAAAGGCAATAACGCGACAGTGGACAGCTGGAATTCGGAATCGGCCGGTGTGGGGACATTCACTCCCTTCAGCGACTCCGTGAAAAACGACAGGGGCTCCGTTGGCAGCGTCTCCGTTGCCGTGGACTCCGTGCTGGTCAAGAATGCCGATGTCTGGGGCTATGTCTCAACCAACAACGCGGAGGACCCCACCGACAATGTCGGCACCAATGGTTCTATTCTCGGCAAAGATTCGACCTATGATCCAAGTAGCTGGACGACAAAAAACGTGGATCCCAACCGGGTTTCGACCCAGTTCTCCGCCAACTTCGACCCGGTGACCACTCCGGCCACCACGGCAACCAACATTGGCACGATAGGTTCAGCTGGCACGTATGGCACCGCCGGCACGGCCACCACCGTGCTGTGTGATAACATCAGCTTCTCCTCCAAAAACACCATTGTGGAGTTCGTGGGTGATGTGACTCTGATCATCAAGGCTGGCGTCGGTGAACAGGCCATCAAGATCGCCGGCAGCGGCTCTGGTTTCCGAGTCGCGGCCAACTCCAGCCTGAAGATATACACCGCGGGAGATATCGATCTCACCGGCCAGGGCATTATCAACGTGAGTGGCGCTCCCAAAAGCGTGCAGATCTACGGCACCAGCACGAGCACCAGCACCGACCAGGACATCAAGATCGCCGGCGGCGGCGCGTTCGCCGGCGTAGTTTACGCCCCCAACGGCAGCGTCACCATTAACGGCGATGGCAGCGTATGGGGCTCCATCGTGGCCGAGGACATCACCCTGACCGGCAACGCCAATTTTCACTACGACGAATCCCTCGGAAACATGGGAACTGGAAATCCTTTCCGCGTCTCGAAATGGAAGGAACTGACCATGGAAGACGAGGCGGACACCAAGTCCGATCGCAGCGGCTATCGTAAATTTCTGGATTTCTGA
- a CDS encoding type IV pilus modification PilV family protein translates to MLTAPIPGTTGPARLRRAREAGMTIAEVIMASCVMAFAITTSITVMQSGFTTIDTARGNTLASQILQSEIERIRLMSWAKVTDPDLMMGEHKVDLKEVFSTNSELAGKFSLVRTVKDDSTRSGEAVDIYLQVQWQSYDGRRHQRSFQTKYVKNGLYDYYYSLAGP, encoded by the coding sequence ATGCTCACCGCCCCCATCCCTGGCACTACCGGCCCTGCACGCCTCCGCCGTGCCCGCGAGGCCGGCATGACGATAGCCGAGGTCATCATGGCCTCGTGCGTGATGGCTTTTGCCATCACCACCTCGATCACCGTGATGCAGTCTGGCTTCACGACCATCGACACCGCCCGCGGCAACACCCTGGCCTCCCAGATTCTGCAGAGCGAAATCGAGCGCATCCGGCTCATGAGCTGGGCCAAAGTCACGGATCCGGACCTCATGATGGGCGAACACAAAGTGGACCTGAAGGAGGTCTTCAGCACCAACAGCGAGCTCGCCGGCAAGTTTTCCCTCGTCCGCACCGTCAAGGACGACAGCACGCGTTCAGGTGAAGCCGTGGACATCTACCTCCAGGTCCAGTGGCAGTCCTACGACGGCCGCCGGCACCAGCGCAGCTTCCAAACCAAATACGTCAAAAATGGCCTCTATGACTACTACTACTCACTCGCCGGACCGTAA
- a CDS encoding response regulator: MTTTHSISVLIVDDSELVRAGLKSLLDQRGEEQDFQVQVIGEAASMSTAVSEAGRLNPDVVLLDIRLPDGSGLTACRQILANSSDVKVLVLTSVIDDNLVYEAMSSGAHGYLLKEIDAQGLCRAITDVAAGKFILDPSLTTRVLNLVRSGGNVTPEQNKLAILSAQERRVLALVAEGKTNKEIAEQMGLSDKTVKNYLSNVFEKLKINRRSQAAVMYLEHRGRPDIRP, from the coding sequence ATGACCACTACCCACAGCATTTCCGTTCTGATCGTAGACGACAGCGAGCTTGTGCGCGCCGGCCTCAAGTCGCTGCTGGACCAGCGCGGTGAAGAGCAGGACTTCCAGGTGCAGGTAATCGGCGAAGCGGCCTCCATGAGCACCGCCGTGAGCGAAGCCGGCCGGCTGAACCCCGATGTGGTGCTGCTCGACATCCGCCTGCCCGACGGCTCCGGCCTGACGGCCTGCCGCCAGATCCTCGCCAACAGCAGTGACGTGAAGGTTCTCGTGCTCACCTCGGTGATCGACGACAACCTCGTTTACGAGGCGATGAGCAGCGGCGCCCACGGCTACCTGCTCAAGGAAATCGACGCGCAGGGGCTGTGCCGCGCCATCACCGACGTCGCTGCGGGCAAGTTCATCCTCGATCCCTCGCTCACCACCCGCGTGCTCAACCTCGTGCGCAGCGGCGGCAATGTGACACCCGAGCAGAACAAGCTCGCCATCCTCTCGGCCCAGGAACGACGGGTGCTCGCCCTCGTCGCCGAGGGCAAGACCAACAAGGAGATCGCCGAGCAGATGGGGCTGAGCGACAAGACCGTGAAGAATTATCTCAGCAACGTTTTCGAGAAGCTGAAGATCAACCGGCGCTCCCAGGCCGCCGTGATGTATCTTGAGCATCGGGGGCGCCCTGACATTCGGCCCTAG
- a CDS encoding CHASE4 domain-containing protein, protein MTIRSRLVLLLIGLVLIFGFSVAGLRLSHRGETESIQGSMRAERHRLLDRILELTGRSLASFASEYSLWDEMVRYVEKGDPDWAAINIDPSLANFDTQGAWIAGPDSKLLYMVFDPNIGPLPAPPFDQPGFIDVLRREKSLHYFQQTARGLMEVRTGPILPSADIKRMETPRGWFLVARLWNDAQLQRLGEALQGQAVLVAPEERAPTQSDTMLTLERPLAGWDGQVVRKLRIEHDSPALALLSASNREEIVLFLAFGALLILVTVLTLTHQVLRPLQQLTVSLETDSPASILDLQRRTDEFGHLARQAAQSFLHRSALRESEARLRQWMTLHDRLARDMHDGIIQSVYAAGLGVESARNLLKNDRTAADQRLVSSQRMLNDALWQLRTFIQLLEPENTHGQTPAQSLSTLVTNMQALQPVPIIAEIDPAAATRIPPQHELHVLHMAREILSNALRHSGAKQVRIKLTTQADGLVRLEINDNGNGFNPAARSGSGRGLANLTARAKEIDAQLEINSTPGTGTRIALLLKTVTIASSS, encoded by the coding sequence ATGACGATCCGCTCCCGACTCGTTCTTCTGCTCATCGGACTGGTGCTCATCTTTGGATTTTCGGTGGCAGGTCTGAGGCTGTCGCATCGGGGCGAGACTGAGAGCATCCAAGGGAGCATGCGGGCGGAACGCCACCGTTTGCTTGATCGGATCCTGGAATTGACCGGCCGGAGTCTGGCCAGTTTCGCCAGTGAATACTCCCTCTGGGACGAGATGGTGCGATACGTGGAAAAGGGCGACCCTGATTGGGCGGCCATCAACATCGACCCCTCTCTCGCCAACTTCGACACGCAGGGAGCGTGGATTGCCGGCCCGGACAGCAAATTGCTCTACATGGTGTTCGACCCTAATATCGGCCCGTTGCCGGCCCCTCCGTTCGATCAACCGGGATTTATCGACGTCCTGCGCCGGGAAAAGTCGCTCCATTATTTCCAGCAAACCGCGCGAGGGTTGATGGAGGTGCGCACGGGACCCATCCTGCCTTCCGCCGACATCAAACGAATGGAAACACCCCGCGGGTGGTTCCTGGTGGCAAGATTGTGGAACGATGCCCAGCTGCAGCGCCTGGGTGAGGCTCTCCAGGGACAGGCGGTCTTGGTGGCGCCCGAGGAGAGAGCTCCGACTCAGTCCGATACCATGCTCACGCTGGAGCGCCCGTTAGCCGGCTGGGATGGCCAGGTTGTGCGCAAACTCCGGATAGAGCACGATTCACCAGCGCTGGCCCTCCTGTCGGCCAGCAACCGGGAGGAGATCGTCCTGTTCCTCGCTTTTGGCGCACTGCTGATCTTGGTCACAGTCCTCACGTTGACGCACCAGGTGCTGCGGCCCCTGCAGCAGCTCACCGTCAGCCTCGAAACTGACAGCCCTGCGTCGATCCTGGATCTCCAGCGCCGGACGGACGAATTTGGCCACCTCGCCCGGCAGGCAGCGCAATCCTTTCTTCATCGGAGCGCCCTGCGCGAAAGCGAGGCGCGCCTTCGCCAATGGATGACGCTCCACGACCGGCTGGCCCGCGACATGCACGACGGAATCATCCAATCGGTTTATGCCGCCGGCCTCGGCGTGGAAAGCGCCCGAAACCTGCTGAAAAACGACCGCACCGCCGCCGATCAGCGTCTCGTTTCCAGCCAGCGCATGCTGAACGACGCCCTGTGGCAGTTGCGCACCTTCATTCAACTGCTCGAGCCCGAAAACACGCACGGCCAGACTCCGGCGCAGTCTCTCTCGACTCTGGTCACCAACATGCAGGCGCTGCAGCCCGTGCCTATCATTGCGGAAATCGATCCGGCAGCCGCCACGCGAATTCCGCCGCAGCATGAGCTCCATGTCCTGCACATGGCGCGCGAAATCCTGAGCAACGCGCTCCGCCACTCCGGCGCAAAACAAGTGCGGATCAAACTGACCACGCAGGCGGACGGCCTGGTCCGGCTGGAAATCAACGACAATGGCAACGGCTTCAATCCCGCCGCCCGCTCCGGCTCCGGCCGCGGTCTGGCCAATCTCACCGCCCGCGCGAAGGAGATCGACGCCCAATTGGAAATCAATTCCACCCCCGGAACGGGAACCCGCATTGCCTTGCTGCTCAAAACTGTCACCATAGCCTCATCCTCATGA
- the rpsT gene encoding 30S ribosomal protein S20, whose amino-acid sequence MANTKSAIKAARKSIRLAARNQTIKTRLKTLAKAAKAAVAGPDAEKARAAAIAYTSALDRAVKSNVIHRNAASHHKSQYAKVIFAKK is encoded by the coding sequence ATGGCCAACACCAAGTCCGCTATCAAAGCCGCCCGCAAGTCCATCCGTCTTGCTGCGCGCAACCAGACCATCAAGACCCGCCTGAAGACCCTGGCCAAGGCAGCCAAGGCCGCCGTAGCCGGCCCCGATGCCGAGAAGGCCCGCGCCGCCGCCATCGCCTACACCTCCGCCTTGGACCGCGCGGTGAAGAGCAACGTCATCCATCGCAACGCGGCCTCCCACCACAAGTCGCAATACGCGAAGGTGATTTTCGCCAAAAAGTAA
- a CDS encoding PD-(D/E)XK nuclease family protein: MPHRRGFFMSGRCGLPSMRASLLSPVVTEPPVQPRRHFLPWDRPLLSQAVDFLAAGWSGKQALDLTGVLIVVSTRQAGRRLREALAVHAAKHQQAVFAPRVLGPDQLIQPPSGEGVASPLESLLVWTEVLREIDPGGCRAVIPVDPPERNFAWALGLARTLMRVQQELAEGGLRLADVGARAGEFAESERWRQLGALEQLHAARLGRDGLADAQAAKIAGAQNPVVPAGVKRIVIIAVPDPLPLAVQILAAYSRSLPVEVVVHAPSTEAAQFDEWGRPRPEAWARRVLDLPDFESRVQLEADPAAQAARLVLQARAYAGEEGKLAAGVADGDVLPVAESALRAAGLPVFNPEGRLRRQEGFYHLLAALSALAKAPEFSAVAALARCPDVLAWLKARRGAGFSAVQWLAGLDELHARHLPADLEGAEYHALQLRSFPALAGELAEIRRLREWLTTGPFSTSVAAALGELFSSRSEAFSRGWTEAAETWMEIVRQCAQGEERRFVVERADWWQIALSLFGDSRSAEEKPARALELQGWLELPWEDAPHLVVAGLNDGRVPEAVAGDAFLPESLRVKLGLKSNEVRFARDAFLLQTLASSRSAEGRLDLLFGKFSAEGEPLRPSRLLLRCADPELPARVHFLFRAPALPGPAVAWRRAWRLTLPRRDPPTRVAVTALKRWLRCPLRFYLQQVLGMQAVDPGKSEMDAFDFGTLCHGSLEAMARDAAMRECTEAGVIRDFLLADFERRMTARYGRALTLPLLVQQESARQRLSRAAEVQAGQRAEGWVITEVERKFELPVEGIVIAGKIDRIERHEKSGAWRVLDYKTSDSAVDPAKAHLRGRKDGEDLPDWACWTGGAKPRVWSDLQLPLYRRVLAAEADGAPLECGYFNLPKAAGETGLRAWEEFSADLEASAWNCAKGVVSAIKAGKYSPPIELSGREAEFDEFASLFHGGAAASIRWEEPVI; this comes from the coding sequence GTGCCTCACCGCCGCGGGTTTTTTATGTCCGGCAGATGCGGATTGCCGAGCATGCGCGCATCGCTGTTGTCTCCGGTCGTGACAGAACCGCCTGTTCAACCCCGCCGTCATTTCCTGCCTTGGGACCGGCCTCTGCTGTCGCAGGCGGTCGATTTTCTGGCCGCTGGTTGGTCGGGCAAGCAGGCTTTGGATCTGACCGGGGTCTTGATCGTGGTTTCCACGCGGCAGGCGGGACGCCGATTGCGCGAGGCACTGGCGGTGCATGCGGCCAAGCATCAACAGGCGGTATTCGCACCTCGGGTTTTGGGTCCGGACCAGTTGATCCAACCGCCCAGTGGCGAGGGAGTGGCTTCGCCGCTGGAGTCATTGCTCGTCTGGACCGAGGTTTTGCGGGAAATTGATCCCGGTGGCTGCCGTGCCGTGATCCCGGTTGATCCCCCGGAGCGGAATTTCGCCTGGGCGCTCGGGCTGGCCCGGACCCTGATGAGGGTGCAGCAGGAGCTGGCCGAGGGCGGGCTGCGGCTGGCTGACGTCGGAGCGCGGGCGGGTGAATTTGCCGAAAGCGAGCGCTGGCGCCAGCTGGGCGCACTCGAACAACTCCATGCAGCTCGGCTGGGGCGGGATGGGTTGGCGGATGCTCAGGCGGCGAAGATTGCCGGCGCGCAGAATCCGGTCGTGCCGGCCGGGGTTAAGCGGATCGTGATCATCGCGGTGCCTGACCCTCTGCCGTTGGCCGTGCAGATCCTGGCGGCCTACTCACGCAGCCTGCCGGTCGAGGTGGTGGTGCATGCTCCGTCCACGGAGGCCGCGCAATTCGACGAGTGGGGGCGTCCGCGGCCAGAAGCATGGGCACGTCGCGTGCTTGATTTGCCGGACTTTGAGTCGCGGGTGCAGCTCGAAGCTGATCCCGCTGCGCAGGCGGCCCGCCTGGTGCTTCAGGCCCGGGCTTATGCCGGTGAGGAAGGAAAACTGGCGGCGGGCGTGGCGGATGGTGATGTGCTGCCCGTCGCAGAGAGCGCCCTGCGGGCGGCCGGCTTGCCGGTATTCAACCCTGAGGGGCGGCTGAGACGACAGGAAGGCTTCTACCATCTGCTCGCGGCGCTCTCCGCCTTGGCCAAGGCGCCGGAGTTTTCGGCGGTGGCTGCACTCGCCCGCTGTCCCGATGTGCTCGCCTGGCTCAAGGCCCGTCGCGGGGCCGGCTTCTCGGCGGTTCAGTGGTTGGCGGGACTGGATGAATTGCACGCACGGCATCTGCCCGCCGATCTGGAGGGAGCGGAATATCATGCACTGCAGTTGCGCAGTTTTCCGGCGCTCGCCGGCGAGTTGGCGGAGATCAGGCGCTTGCGCGAATGGCTGACCACGGGCCCGTTCAGCACCAGCGTGGCCGCGGCGCTGGGCGAATTGTTTTCCTCCCGGAGCGAGGCGTTTTCCCGGGGTTGGACCGAGGCGGCGGAAACCTGGATGGAGATTGTGCGCCAGTGCGCGCAAGGGGAGGAGCGCCGGTTTGTCGTGGAGCGCGCAGACTGGTGGCAGATCGCCCTCAGTTTGTTTGGCGATTCGCGTTCGGCTGAGGAAAAGCCCGCGCGGGCGCTGGAGTTGCAGGGCTGGCTGGAACTTCCGTGGGAAGATGCGCCCCATCTGGTGGTGGCCGGCCTCAATGACGGACGTGTGCCCGAGGCCGTCGCCGGCGATGCCTTTCTGCCGGAGTCCCTGCGCGTGAAGCTCGGGTTGAAATCCAATGAGGTGCGCTTCGCCCGTGATGCATTCCTGCTCCAAACGCTGGCATCGTCCCGCTCCGCGGAGGGGCGTCTGGATTTGCTCTTCGGCAAATTTTCGGCCGAAGGCGAGCCACTGAGGCCATCACGACTGTTGCTGCGTTGCGCGGATCCCGAGTTGCCGGCCCGCGTCCATTTTCTGTTTCGTGCGCCCGCCTTGCCCGGTCCGGCCGTGGCGTGGCGACGCGCGTGGCGTCTCACTTTGCCACGGCGAGATCCGCCCACGAGGGTGGCGGTTACGGCGTTGAAGCGCTGGTTGCGTTGCCCGTTGCGATTCTACCTCCAGCAGGTGCTGGGCATGCAGGCGGTGGACCCGGGCAAGAGTGAGATGGATGCCTTTGACTTCGGCACGCTGTGCCATGGATCACTGGAGGCGATGGCCCGCGATGCCGCGATGCGCGAGTGCACGGAGGCGGGCGTGATTCGTGATTTCCTGCTGGCGGATTTTGAACGGCGGATGACTGCCCGCTATGGCCGCGCCCTCACGCTTCCCTTGCTCGTGCAGCAGGAGTCGGCGCGGCAGCGGTTGTCCCGGGCCGCCGAAGTGCAAGCGGGCCAGCGCGCCGAAGGCTGGGTGATCACCGAGGTGGAAAGAAAGTTTGAGCTGCCCGTGGAGGGCATCGTGATTGCCGGCAAGATCGACCGCATCGAGCGTCATGAAAAAAGCGGGGCATGGCGGGTGCTCGACTACAAGACCTCCGACAGCGCGGTGGACCCGGCCAAAGCGCACCTGCGCGGCCGGAAGGACGGTGAGGATCTGCCGGACTGGGCCTGTTGGACGGGTGGCGCAAAGCCGCGGGTGTGGAGTGATCTCCAGCTGCCACTCTACCGTCGCGTGCTGGCGGCCGAGGCGGATGGTGCGCCCTTGGAATGCGGCTACTTCAACCTGCCCAAGGCAGCGGGTGAAACCGGCCTGCGGGCCTGGGAGGAATTTTCAGCCGATTTGGAAGCCTCGGCCTGGAACTGCGCCAAGGGAGTCGTCTCAGCCATCAAGGCAGGAAAGTATTCGCCGCCCATAGAACTGAGCGGTCGCGAAGCCGAGTTTGACGAGTTTGCCTCGCTGTTTCACGGGGGGGCGGCGGCAAGCATCCGGTGGGAGGAGCCGGTCATATGA